From a single Halalkalicoccus subterraneus genomic region:
- a CDS encoding CBS domain-containing protein, producing the protein MVEDLIVKEAMTTAYVGVSESDTVGDVIDVMIGDGVSGVVVLRGKNAVGTVTERDLLRAVTAGSISDDTGIASVMSGPDPSVKADVPLSEAASTLSTGDKHQLLVRNGEGLVGVLTPQDVLTAAASSLSSPEREIETMGRSEEPEEEDGQYSTQSVCEVCGSLMPGLESVNGQAVCADCRGV; encoded by the coding sequence ATGGTTGAGGATCTCATAGTCAAGGAGGCGATGACGACGGCCTACGTGGGGGTGAGCGAGTCGGACACCGTCGGGGACGTCATCGACGTCATGATCGGCGACGGCGTCAGCGGCGTGGTCGTCCTCCGGGGAAAGAACGCCGTCGGGACGGTCACCGAACGCGATCTCCTCCGGGCGGTTACTGCCGGATCGATATCGGACGACACGGGGATCGCCTCCGTGATGTCCGGACCGGACCCGAGCGTCAAGGCCGACGTCCCCCTCTCGGAGGCCGCGAGCACGCTCTCGACGGGGGACAAACATCAACTGCTGGTGCGAAACGGCGAGGGGCTCGTCGGCGTGTTGACTCCACAGGACGTGCTCACCGCGGCCGCGTCGTCGCTGTCGTCGCCCGAACGCGAGATCGAAACGATGGGGCGTTCCGAAGAACCCGAGGAAGAGGACGGCCAGTACTCCACCCAGAGTGTCTGTGAGGTCTGTGGCTCGCTCATGCCCGGGCTCGAATCGGTCAACGGCCAGGCGGTCTGTGCGGACTGTCGGGGCGTCTGA
- the udk gene encoding uridine kinase: MTSPSFVLGIAGGTGAGKTTVARDITDGFDETVVHLPLDNYYEDRTDLSFSEREAINYDHPNAFDWEFLRAHVQQLCSGRPIEMPQYDFETHSRTHKRVRVEPADVLVLEGILALYDEVLTDLCDLRLYVETDADVRILRRIRRDVLERGRSLEGVIEQYLSTVKPMHEQFVEPTKKRADLVVPEGTNAVAIEMLTSAVAEARDTGPETESEAPLIEYDD; the protein is encoded by the coding sequence ATGACCAGTCCCTCGTTCGTGCTCGGGATCGCCGGCGGCACCGGCGCGGGGAAGACGACCGTCGCCCGGGACATCACCGACGGGTTCGACGAGACGGTGGTTCACCTCCCGCTGGACAACTACTACGAGGACCGTACTGACCTCTCCTTTTCCGAGCGCGAGGCGATCAACTACGACCACCCGAACGCCTTCGACTGGGAGTTCCTCCGGGCGCACGTCCAGCAGCTGTGTTCGGGTCGCCCGATCGAGATGCCCCAGTACGACTTCGAGACACACAGCCGGACCCACAAGAGAGTCCGGGTCGAACCGGCAGACGTCCTCGTTCTCGAGGGGATTCTCGCGCTGTACGACGAGGTCTTGACCGATCTGTGCGATCTACGCCTCTACGTCGAGACCGACGCCGACGTTCGCATCCTCCGGCGAATCCGTCGGGACGTCCTCGAACGCGGGCGGAGTTTGGAGGGCGTGATCGAGCAGTACCTCTCGACGGTCAAGCCGATGCACGAGCAGTTCGTCGAGCCGACGAAAAAGCGGGCCGACCTCGTGGTGCCGGAAGGGACGAACGCCGTCGCGATCGAGATGCTGACCTCGGCGGTCGCGGAGGCTCGCGATACGGGACCGGAGACCGAGTCCGAAGCGCCGCTGATCGAGTACGACGATTAG
- a CDS encoding DUF5785 family protein, producing the protein MDWPHDPDGDEGSEGMRQYGMAIFAKKVDEEGDFPLRFEDFLAEYGDDPIRINSAKVVPARDILDSVDTEEVPNIVEFHRAIGRAMRAGGFWDYHPVGSNPDRKPA; encoded by the coding sequence ATGGACTGGCCGCACGACCCCGACGGCGACGAAGGGAGCGAAGGGATGCGACAGTACGGGATGGCGATCTTCGCGAAGAAGGTCGACGAGGAGGGGGACTTTCCCCTCCGATTCGAGGACTTCCTCGCCGAGTACGGCGACGACCCGATCCGGATCAACTCGGCGAAAGTCGTCCCTGCCCGCGATATCCTCGACAGCGTCGACACCGAGGAGGTCCCGAACATCGTCGAGTTCCATCGCGCGATCGGCCGGGCGATGCGTGCGGGCGGGTTCTGGGACTACCACCCCGTCGGCTCGAACCCCGACCGGAAACCCGCCTAA